TAGAGGTGTGTAGATCTGTCAATTTGACACCaatctggtctataaagtgagttccaggataactagGATTGTTATataaggaaaccctgtctcaaaaaaccaatatatgtatgtgtgtgtgttttgcagaACATTTCATGGCATATGAAGTAATGGGaagtcagattttctttttttccaagatgAGGTttctgttgtcctggaacttgctatgtagaacaggatGGCCTCAACCCGAAATCCACCCTCCTCTGCTCAGGAtaaaaggcaggtgccaccagaCCCAGCCAAGTCATATTCAAGGTGTATTTATTTACTACTTACAGTAATAATCTTAGAGATATTTTTTTGGTCAGTGTGATGgcacagcaggtaaaggtgcttattGTCAACCAAGCTTGACAGGTGGAGTTCggtcccacatggtagaaaggaaACCAACTCCTACAAATTGTGGATATTTATAAGCACCCTGTGCCCCACATACATGGCTGGGTACACACACAATGTCAGAGTGGTCAtgacacacatggaggtcagaaacaactttctcagccttctgagaactgaactcacaTTAGGCTTGGGCAGCAAGTATTTAACTATTGAACAATCTCCCcagccttcattttttttttttttttaagaagccaAAAAAGAATTGCTTTTGGTCTTTGACTAAGATAGGTTTCAAGAGTTATACATTTGACCATAGTCAAATAAACctgtgcattaaaaaaaaaagtcagggttggagagatggctcagaggttttaagcactggcttctcttttagaagtcctgagttcagttcccagcaaccatatggtggttcacaaccatctgagatCTGGTATCATCTTCTAGTGTAcaggtatacatgcaagcagaatactgcatacataatcttaaaaaaatgaacatttaaagaTGTCAAATGAAAacctgaaaatatatacatatatatacatatacacacacaaaccaagtGCCACTTCCCCAATACACAATTTCTTCACAAAATCCTAAAAGACAAAACATCACAGCAAACACCCTAACatataaaaaaattgttttggaaAATATGACACGTGAGATACGTAAGAATAACAGACTATGAAACGTGAGAAGTATTACATTGATGGAACAAGCACTGCAAGACTGTTGAGGCATATACTGCTGTACTACTTAGAGCAGTTTTGCCAGGCTTGAGTTAAATAAAGCTCAAGAACAGTTTCTAACAAAGTACAGATTtggaagaaaacaccaaaaaaccCTTAAATGATGCCATTGAAATTAGTTCAGGGgtacagcacttgcctagcatgcataaggccctggcttccatctccagcactgccaaaagcaaaaaaaaaaaaaaagtttgaattaTTCTAAGTAGCAAATTCTAGCCCAGCTATTCCTTAAAGGATATTTTTCACACATAAAAATAGTCATGGCAATATATGTATTTTtcccctcaagacagggtttctctgtagctttggaacctgtcttggaaccagctcttgtagaccaggctggccttgaactcagatatccgcctccctctgcctccccagtgctggaattaaaggcgtgcacgacCACAACAGGGTTCACAGCAATGTTCTTTAAGTGGTGTAAAGGAGTTACAATGATAGTGAAAGCAGCACTTGTCAAGAGGGAAAATTTTTTAAGGAACTAGTTAAAAAATTATACCTTGTTCAATGGAGTatgcagatatttaaaaaaatccagtaaCTACTTTTAAGAATTTACTTGTGTAATACCAATACACACAGATTATGCTCCCATTGATTGTTGCTAGGATTTAGTCTGAAGACTATGCTTATTACCTTTTTTACCACAGAAGCACTTACTTTCTTTGCAGGCTTTCTCCTGACACACAAGCCAGGGTAGGCCTTAACTTCCCCTCCTCGTGCCTCTACCTCCAACACTGGGACTAATTACACAtagctgccaccacccagcctggCAGACCTACATGTTCACACTTGATAGTAGTAGCTGGTCCAGAATGGAGCCTACTCCTATCCTCATTCACATCATCTTGTAACGTACTTTCAGGACTAAGTTTTGGTACAATGAGCTAACACCAGATCTATCCACCTCAAATCCGTATTAACATTCAGTAAATCAAGATAACTAAAATCCCACACTTCCATATCTAGTACATTATCCAAAACATTTTAGTATACTAAAAGACATAACACCTGAAAAGACCAACACACACCCCTCCATTTGAACAGAAAATTTTTAGACTTGTAAAGTCTTATGTCCCTAATACTAAGCTTTAACCTTTTGCTAATAACTATGCCCTAATTTATGGTCATAGAAATTGACCCTtctctccaaacaaaacaaaactaataaatcggcaaaaaaatgaacacaaaactggaaaatgataTGGCCCCAATCTGCGCTTAAGGGAAAATTAAACACAATGCAAgtaatatacattattttattacaaattttttttaaaaaaaaataacaagagaaaATGCAACATcctaaaaaagaaatttactggTAATACAAATTCCTATGTATGTTTGCTGTGCTACcataagaaattaaagaaaccATTAAATATTTAGGAACATTCAACATCAAAAGCTTTAAATCTAACTGTATGTTGTAGCCCCCCGAAAAGCTacaaactcctttttaaaaaaagtattttctctaCAAAGAATCTCATCAGCTATACAAAAATCTGTACAGTTTTTATACTGAAGCTAATGTTGAGCTGCACTTGAATTTCACATTCTTAGCAAAATAAGTTGCCTGAGCACATATACTCCACACATTTTAGAACAGCCATTTATTCTtcatcctcatcttcttcctcatcatcttcatcttcttcctcctcctcctcttcctcatcttctggtTCATTCTTCTTCTTTGAGCCTGTTGGCCTACCAGGACCCTTCTTTCCTACTTCGCTTTTGCCCTTGGCACGGTATGCAGCAATATCCTGAAATATAGTCAAAGTAAGATCAGCATCCGGTATCATTGCTCAATGTGAAAAACCACTTAAATGTAAACAACCTAAAATTGACCAATAACCTTATGAGCTAGGATTCAGACTACCACAGGTTTGAGATCATTTGTTCCATTTAGGCTTCAGAAATCAAATCAGATAAAATCATGGGATCTACCTTAGCAGTGTTAGTGCTTCTATGACACCCCTCCCACCTTACAGCTTTAGACACAACTACCTAAAACACAGTTGGCACTTCTTCCAGATTTACATAACTTTGCATGTATAGGCAGAATTTATGAgggctagccaggcagtggtggcgcacgcctttaatcccagcactcgggaggcagaggcaggcggatctctgtgagttcgagaccagcctggtctacaagagatagttccaggacaggctccaaaaccacagaagaaaccctgcctggaaaaaccaaaaaaaaaaaaaaaaaaaaaaaatttacgaGGGCTACAAACACTAAATCAAAAGAAAGTCTGCCTCCCTCCTAGTACTGGTTTCCTTAGGCCTTTTCAAAAGCTGACAACCACCGATTATATAAATCTCCCAGTTCCTACAGCTcacatgtatgtttttaaaaggtaaaatggTGCCATACCTTTTCATATTTCTCCTTTAGTTTAGCTGCCTTCTGCTCATAGGGCTGTTTATCTTTGGCAGACTGTTCAGACCACATCTCGCCCAATTTTTTTGCAGTATCTCCAATAGACAGGCCTGGGTGTTCACTTTTGATCTTTGGGCGATGTTCAGAGCAAAACAGGAAGAAGGCAGACCTGAAAGGAAGCAATAGAGTTAACaaatgggggggggagaggaaagaggcgGTCTGGCTAATTGAAATCAACTTACGGTGGTCTTTTTGGAGCATTAggatcctttttctttcctttcttatcacCTTTGGGAGGAACGTAATTCTTCATCTCCCTGTCATAGCGAGCTTTGTCGCTCTTGGCCAAATCTTCGAACTTCGATTTTTCCTTTGCAGACATGGTCTACAGGGGAGGGGAGAACACGGAGTCAATTTTTAAGCTCTTAGCCGTACATAGAAATAATAAGTTTTAAGCTCTCAGCCGTcccaaataagaataataaaacgCAAACGAATGGACCAGAAAGATTTTTAAGCTCTTGGCCGTCCCAATAAATAAAGCGAGTGAACGGCCGAATCCTTAAGCTCTCAGCCGTCCCAATCCACAAAGTTTCATCAACAGGGCTGCGCTCCGGGCGTCTTTAAAGTCCCCCTCCCGTCTCCAGCTCTAGAACACTTATTTTTCCCCAGGCCACCAGACTGGGCAAAGCCCGAACTTCCTGGTCACCCGTCGCCGTGTGCGTACGGGCCCCGCCAAAGGCACCCGGGGACCCCACCCCGCCCCGCTCCCTCACCTTCCATCTCTCGGAGCACTTCTTGGAGAACTCGGCGAAGTTGACCGACGAGTCGGGGTGCTTCTTCTTGTGCTCCTCGCGGCACGTCTGCACGAAGAAGGCGTACGAGGACATCTTGCCCCGCGGCTTGTTGGGGTCTCCCTTGCCCATCGCTGACGGTGGCGCGGCGTCTACCTGCccggggaagggggggggggagagccgTGTCGCCGCGGCCGGCGGGGGAGAGGGGGGGGATGGAGGAGTGGGGGTGGCGCGGGTCGTGGGATTTGGGGGGGGACGGAGCGGCCCACGggatgggaagtggggagaaCGGCACGGTTCGTGGGATGGGGACCGGGGGACGACGCGGCCCGCGGGGGTTGgcgaggatgggggggggggccgCGCTCCGCTTCCCGCCCAAACCCGAGCCGCCGCGCCCCTCCTCCCCGCGCGCGGCCCGGCCCACCCAGCCGCGGCCCCGTCCGCCTCAGCGACTCTTGCCCGAGGCCGAAAAGCCGCCGTCCGCGCGCCCTCCTGACAGGAAAGCCCCGCGCCTTCCCCGTGCCGCGCGCGGGCCTCGCGCTCAACTCGTCAGGAAAATTTCCAAGTCAAAACTAAACGGCGCACGGTCGGGCCCATGGGCTTCCCGCCCGGCCCCCGCGGCCCCGGCTCCGGCCCTCACCCAAGCCGCCCTGCCGGGCCCCTCCCGAAGCCGCCCGGCCCGGGCCGCCGAGCCCGAGGCTCTCGGCCGACTCTTACCTGGCGCGAGCGCGTCCCTCCGAGGCCGACGCGGACACTTCCTTCCCCAAGCTCCGGCGAGAACTGGCTCCTTACTACCCAAGCCGCAGCCTCTTGTTTTGCAGACTTCTCCGCGCCACGGCAACTTGACGAGAC
The sequence above is a segment of the Chionomys nivalis chromosome 20, mChiNiv1.1, whole genome shotgun sequence genome. Coding sequences within it:
- the Hmgb2 gene encoding high mobility group protein B2, whose product is MGKGDPNKPRGKMSSYAFFVQTCREEHKKKHPDSSVNFAEFSKKCSERWKTMSAKEKSKFEDLAKSDKARYDREMKNYVPPKGDKKGKKKDPNAPKRPPSAFFLFCSEHRPKIKSEHPGLSIGDTAKKLGEMWSEQSAKDKQPYEQKAAKLKEKYEKDIAAYRAKGKSEVGKKGPGRPTGSKKKNEPEDEEEEEEEEDEDDEEEDEDEE